From a single Anaerolineales bacterium genomic region:
- the metG gene encoding methionine--tRNA ligase, with product MTETILVAVAWPYANAEIHVGNITGSHLPGDIFARYHRLKGNKVLMITGTDSHGTPVTMSADKLGKPVEEVYKSFHEGFIELFQQLGITYDLYTTTHSDNHFKVSQAMFLALQKNGFLYREFSKQWYSPSGSKFLPDRYVEGTCYICGFEGARSDQCDNCGNVLEPEKLKNPRAKTGDGALELRDTEHFYLDLSKLEPDVKKFLQSRSGHMRDTVLGESLRKIESEGLKARSITRDLDWGIPVPVDEPQWKTKVLYVWFEAVIGYLSAPIEWSQLSGNKEAWRDWWINPAAKQFHFIGKDNIFFHTSQWPAELMGAGSAFMEFFAGEQNAPLILPFDVPANQFMNLEGQKISGSRNWAVWGRDALTRYDPDAVRYYLTTNMPESKDSDWDWAEFVARNNNELVATWGNLANRVLSFCYKHWEGHVPDVDPASLRDSDLNLLATIEAGFNTVGAELEAVRLRSALSEAMKLATAVNQYLDVQAPWSAVKTDKDAAAKTIYTALKAIDSLKVIFAPFLPFTSQRLHGFFGYETPLFGEQYTEDVTDSLGTHKVLGYRRGESRTRPQWQPSDLKPGAKLNQPGPLFKKLDESVIEEERGRLRE from the coding sequence ATGACCGAAACCATCCTAGTCGCTGTCGCCTGGCCTTACGCCAACGCTGAAATCCACGTCGGCAATATCACCGGCTCCCACCTGCCCGGCGACATTTTCGCCCGCTACCACCGCCTGAAAGGGAACAAAGTGCTGATGATCACCGGCACCGACTCGCATGGCACGCCGGTCACCATGAGCGCGGACAAACTCGGCAAACCCGTCGAGGAAGTGTACAAATCCTTCCATGAAGGCTTCATCGAGTTATTCCAGCAACTTGGCATCACCTACGACCTGTACACCACAACGCACAGCGACAACCACTTCAAGGTTTCGCAAGCAATGTTCCTTGCCCTGCAGAAGAACGGCTTCCTCTACCGCGAGTTCAGCAAGCAATGGTACTCCCCCAGCGGGAGCAAATTCCTGCCGGACCGCTATGTGGAAGGGACATGCTACATCTGCGGTTTCGAAGGCGCGCGTTCCGATCAATGTGATAACTGCGGCAATGTGCTCGAACCGGAGAAGTTGAAAAATCCGCGCGCAAAGACCGGCGACGGCGCACTTGAATTGCGCGACACCGAACATTTCTACCTCGATCTCTCCAAGCTCGAACCGGACGTGAAGAAATTCCTGCAATCGCGTTCGGGTCACATGCGTGACACGGTCTTGGGCGAGTCATTGCGCAAGATCGAAAGCGAAGGCTTGAAAGCACGTTCCATCACCCGCGACCTCGATTGGGGCATCCCTGTCCCTGTGGATGAGCCGCAATGGAAGACCAAAGTGTTGTACGTGTGGTTCGAAGCCGTCATCGGCTATCTCTCCGCTCCGATCGAGTGGAGTCAACTATCGGGTAATAAAGAGGCGTGGCGCGATTGGTGGATCAACCCCGCCGCGAAGCAATTCCACTTTATTGGCAAAGACAACATCTTCTTCCACACGTCACAGTGGCCCGCCGAGTTGATGGGCGCAGGCAGCGCGTTCATGGAGTTCTTTGCGGGCGAACAAAACGCGCCGCTCATCCTGCCGTTCGACGTGCCCGCCAACCAGTTCATGAATCTCGAAGGGCAGAAAATCAGCGGCTCGCGCAATTGGGCGGTCTGGGGACGCGACGCGCTCACCCGCTACGACCCCGACGCCGTCCGCTATTACCTGACGACGAACATGCCCGAAAGCAAAGACAGCGATTGGGATTGGGCGGAGTTCGTGGCGCGTAACAACAACGAGCTCGTGGCGACGTGGGGCAACCTTGCCAACCGCGTGCTGTCGTTCTGTTATAAACATTGGGAAGGTCATGTGCCGGATGTTGACCCCGCCTCGCTTCGCGACTCCGACCTGAACCTGCTCGCCACCATCGAGGCGGGATTCAACACTGTCGGCGCGGAGCTCGAAGCCGTACGCCTGCGCTCTGCTTTGAGTGAAGCGATGAAACTCGCCACCGCCGTCAATCAATACCTTGACGTACAAGCGCCATGGTCTGCTGTGAAGACCGACAAGGACGCCGCCGCCAAGACCATCTACACTGCCTTGAAAGCGATCGACTCGCTCAAAGTCATCTTCGCGCCCTTCCTGCCATTCACGTCACAACGCCTGCATGGATTCTTCGGTTATGAGACTCCGCTCTTCGGCGAGCAATACACCGAAGACGTGACCGATTCGCTGGGAACGCACAAAGTGTTGGGATATCGTAGGGGCGAGTCGCGGACTCGTCCACAATGGCAACCCAGCGATTTGAAGCCGGGCGCGAAGTTGAATCAGCCGGGTCCGCTGTTCAAGAAGTTGGATGAGAGCGTAATCGAGGAGGAACGAGGGAGGCTGAGAGAGTAG